A single Deltaproteobacteria bacterium DNA region contains:
- a CDS encoding 30S ribosomal protein S12: MPTINQLVKKGRSKSRKKTSAPALQGSPQKRGVCTRVYTSTPKKPNSALRKVARVRLTNGYEVTTYIPGMGHSLQEHSIVLLRGGRVKDLPGVRYHIVRGTLDSTGVSDRRKARSKYGAKRPKK, from the coding sequence GTGCCGACCATTAATCAACTGGTCAAAAAAGGAAGAAGCAAAAGCCGGAAGAAGACAAGCGCCCCTGCCCTGCAGGGGAGCCCGCAAAAACGGGGGGTCTGCACGCGAGTTTATACTTCGACCCCGAAAAAGCCGAATTCGGCCCTTCGTAAGGTCGCTCGTGTTCGTTTGACCAACGGCTATGAGGTGACGACATACATCCCGGGAATGGGGCATAGTCTGCAGGAACATTCCATTGTCCTGCTGCGCGGCGGCCGTGTGAAGGACCTGCCGGGTGTCCGGTACCACATTGTCCGGGGGACTCTGGACTCCACCGGAGTGTCCGACCGTCGGAAGGCTCGATCAAAATACGGGGCGAAGCGCCCGAAAAAATAG
- the rpoC gene encoding DNA-directed RNA polymerase subunit beta' produces MKELMNLFEKPKSTVSFEQIRIGIASPDKIRSWSHGEVKKPETINYRTFKPERDGLFCAKIFGPTKDWECTCGKYKRMKHRGVICDKCGVEVIQSKVRRERLGHIELACPVSHVWFFKALPSRIGHLLNLTLKDLEKVLYFESYLVIDEGNTPLKPMTVLTEEQYRNALEEYGESFTAGIGAEVIKEALSRIDLDQLSEELREGEKTVKSKAIKAKMIKRLKVVEAFRHSDNRPEWMILDVIPVIPPELRPLVPLEGGRFATSDLNDLYRRVINRNNRLKRLMELKAPEVIIRNEKRMLQESVDALFDNGRRGRIIRGPNKRPLKSLSDMLKGKQGRFRQNLLGKRVDYSGRSVIVVGPELKLNQCGLPKKMALELFKPFIFNKLEEQGLVTTIKSAKKMVEKMNDAVWDALDEVIKEHPVLLNRAPTLHRLGIQAFDPILVEGKAIKLHPLVCAAFNADFDGDQMAVHVPLSVEAQTEARILMLSINNILSPANGRPITVPSQDMVLGCYYLTIERKGVLGEGMHFSGFDELRMAYDAKKVSLHAKIKVRINGKSEKTTVGRAMIGEILPEGFPFSAVNRLLNKKALASIIDDCYRSAGPAKTVIFLDRLKDLGFEFATYAGVSICVDDMKIPSSKPKILDRALKDVEEVSRQYADGLITDGERYNKVVDIWAQVTDAISAEMMKELHSEEDEKNQTLNPIFMMADSGARGSAQQIRQLAGMRGLMAKPSGEIIETPITSNFREGLTVLQYFISTHGARKGLADTALKTANSGYLTRRLVDVAQDSIVLQEDCGTLDGIEVTALVEGGEIIEPLYDRILGRVTVEDVVDRDGKTVVKANREIDEKIASRIIDAGIYAMKIRSPLTCEMHRGVCAACYGRDLARGNRIEIGEAAGVMAAQSIGEPGTQLTMRTFHIGGTASQVAEQTTLEAKNSGVVAYENIKTVTNKDGKIVIMNRNGQLLVLDKKGREKERYTVVYGALLKKKDRETVKAGDTLVEWDPYTTSILTEVGGKVAFGDIQEGVSMREEVDEVTGLSRRVIIDYSHTDLRPRLSIKGAGGKTLKLPGGRGSARYILPAGANILVEKGDEVFPGDALVKIPRETTKTKDITGGLPRVAELFEARKPKEQAVISEVDGTVKDGGFLRGSRRILVVTENGEEHEYSIPRGKHVNVHEGDFVKAGEALMDGSANPHDILRVLGPKELQKYLVEEVQKVYRLQGVSIHDKHIEVIVRQMMKKVVIEDSGDTDFLIGEQVDKFRFADKNQEMVKEKKQPARGQPLLLGITKASLNTDSFISAASFQETTRALTEAAIGGKVDELIGLKENVIMGRLIPAGTGTQLYRETVVKVEQPEEPEEVSEGAEAGNQESLEEVVPS; encoded by the coding sequence TTGAAAGAATTGATGAACCTGTTTGAGAAGCCGAAGAGCACGGTCAGTTTTGAGCAGATCCGGATCGGGATCGCCTCACCGGACAAGATCCGCTCCTGGTCGCACGGGGAGGTAAAAAAACCGGAGACGATCAACTACCGGACCTTCAAGCCGGAGCGGGACGGTCTTTTCTGTGCCAAGATTTTCGGGCCGACCAAGGACTGGGAATGTACCTGCGGGAAATACAAACGAATGAAACACCGCGGCGTCATCTGTGACAAGTGCGGTGTGGAGGTGATCCAGTCGAAGGTCCGCCGGGAACGGCTGGGCCATATCGAACTGGCCTGTCCCGTTTCTCATGTCTGGTTTTTCAAGGCCCTGCCGAGCCGGATCGGGCATCTGCTGAACCTGACCCTGAAGGATCTGGAGAAGGTCCTCTATTTTGAGTCCTACCTGGTCATTGACGAGGGGAACACCCCCTTGAAACCGATGACGGTCCTGACCGAAGAACAATACAGGAATGCCCTGGAGGAATACGGCGAGAGCTTTACGGCCGGGATCGGCGCCGAGGTCATCAAAGAAGCCCTCTCCCGGATTGATCTTGATCAACTTTCCGAAGAACTCCGTGAAGGGGAGAAGACGGTCAAGTCGAAGGCGATCAAGGCGAAGATGATCAAGCGGCTGAAGGTCGTGGAAGCCTTCCGGCATTCCGACAACCGTCCGGAATGGATGATCCTCGATGTGATTCCCGTCATTCCGCCGGAACTCCGCCCCCTCGTTCCTCTCGAGGGTGGACGCTTTGCCACTTCGGACCTGAATGATCTCTACCGCCGGGTGATCAACCGGAACAACCGGCTCAAACGCCTCATGGAACTCAAGGCCCCCGAGGTTATTATCCGGAACGAAAAACGGATGCTCCAGGAATCGGTCGATGCCCTCTTTGATAACGGCCGCCGGGGTCGTATTATCCGGGGACCGAACAAACGGCCCTTAAAATCGCTGAGCGATATGCTGAAGGGGAAACAGGGGCGCTTCCGTCAGAATCTTTTGGGAAAGCGGGTCGACTATTCCGGCCGTTCCGTTATTGTTGTCGGGCCGGAGCTGAAATTGAATCAGTGCGGTCTGCCGAAGAAGATGGCGCTGGAACTCTTCAAACCTTTCATTTTCAACAAGTTGGAAGAGCAGGGGTTGGTGACGACGATCAAGAGCGCCAAGAAGATGGTGGAAAAGATGAACGATGCGGTTTGGGATGCCCTGGACGAGGTGATCAAGGAACATCCGGTGTTGCTCAACCGTGCACCGACACTGCACCGTTTAGGGATTCAGGCCTTTGATCCGATCCTGGTGGAGGGCAAGGCGATCAAGCTCCATCCGCTCGTCTGTGCGGCCTTTAACGCCGACTTTGATGGTGACCAGATGGCCGTCCATGTTCCTCTTTCCGTTGAGGCTCAGACGGAGGCCCGGATCCTGATGCTGTCCATTAATAATATCCTTTCCCCGGCCAACGGAAGACCGATCACCGTTCCTTCCCAGGATATGGTCCTGGGGTGTTATTACCTGACCATTGAGAGAAAGGGTGTTCTCGGCGAGGGAATGCATTTTTCCGGTTTCGATGAACTCCGGATGGCTTACGACGCGAAGAAGGTCTCTCTCCATGCGAAGATCAAGGTGCGGATCAACGGCAAATCGGAAAAGACGACCGTCGGGCGGGCCATGATCGGAGAGATCCTGCCGGAGGGGTTCCCTTTTTCAGCGGTGAATCGTCTCCTGAACAAAAAAGCCCTGGCATCGATCATTGATGATTGCTACCGTTCGGCCGGGCCGGCGAAGACCGTGATCTTCCTGGATCGGCTCAAGGACCTCGGTTTTGAATTCGCGACCTATGCAGGGGTTTCGATCTGTGTGGATGATATGAAGATTCCTTCCAGCAAACCGAAGATTCTTGACCGGGCACTGAAGGATGTCGAAGAGGTTTCCCGACAGTATGCCGACGGTCTGATCACCGACGGGGAGCGCTATAACAAGGTCGTGGATATCTGGGCTCAGGTGACCGATGCCATCTCGGCGGAGATGATGAAGGAACTTCATTCCGAAGAGGATGAGAAGAATCAGACATTGAACCCCATTTTCATGATGGCCGATTCCGGGGCAAGAGGCTCGGCCCAGCAGATCCGGCAGTTAGCGGGGATGCGGGGGCTGATGGCGAAGCCTTCGGGGGAGATCATCGAGACCCCGATCACCTCCAACTTCCGCGAGGGGCTGACCGTGCTGCAGTACTTCATTTCCACCCATGGCGCCCGGAAGGGATTGGCCGATACGGCTTTGAAAACCGCCAATTCTGGTTATCTCACCCGCCGGCTTGTGGATGTGGCCCAGGACAGCATCGTACTCCAGGAGGACTGCGGGACCCTGGACGGGATCGAGGTGACGGCGCTGGTGGAAGGGGGAGAAATTATCGAACCTCTCTACGACCGGATCCTGGGGCGCGTGACGGTGGAGGATGTGGTGGACCGGGACGGCAAGACCGTCGTCAAGGCCAATCGGGAGATCGACGAGAAGATTGCATCCCGTATTATTGATGCCGGGATCTACGCAATGAAGATTCGATCTCCCCTGACCTGTGAAATGCACCGGGGGGTCTGTGCCGCCTGTTATGGGCGGGATCTGGCGCGGGGCAATCGAATCGAGATCGGCGAGGCGGCCGGCGTGATGGCGGCCCAGTCAATCGGGGAACCGGGAACACAGCTGACGATGCGGACCTTCCACATCGGCGGTACGGCGAGCCAGGTCGCGGAACAGACGACCCTGGAGGCGAAGAACAGCGGTGTCGTGGCCTATGAAAATATCAAGACCGTTACCAACAAGGACGGCAAGATCGTCATCATGAACCGGAACGGACAGCTCCTGGTCCTGGACAAGAAGGGGCGGGAAAAGGAACGATACACCGTTGTTTATGGTGCCCTCCTTAAAAAGAAGGACCGGGAAACCGTGAAGGCGGGAGATACCCTGGTCGAGTGGGACCCCTACACGACTTCGATTTTGACCGAGGTCGGCGGCAAGGTCGCCTTCGGTGATATTCAGGAAGGGGTCTCCATGCGGGAGGAAGTGGACGAGGTGACCGGTCTTTCCCGGCGAGTGATTATTGATTACTCCCATACGGATCTTCGGCCCCGCCTTTCCATCAAAGGCGCCGGCGGCAAGACCTTGAAACTGCCGGGGGGGCGGGGCAGTGCACGTTATATCCTTCCGGCGGGGGCGAATATCCTGGTCGAAAAAGGGGACGAGGTTTTTCCGGGCGATGCCCTGGTGAAGATCCCCCGGGAAACGACGAAGACCAAGGATATCACCGGGGGGCTGCCCCGGGTGGCGGAACTCTTTGAGGCCCGGAAACCGAAGGAGCAGGCCGTGATCAGTGAGGTCGACGGGACGGTGAAGGACGGCGGATTTCTCCGCGGGTCCCGGCGCATCCTCGTGGTGACGGAGAACGGGGAAGAACATGAATACAGTATCCCGAGAGGGAAGCATGTCAACGTTCATGAAGGCGATTTCGTCAAGGCCGGCGAGGCCCTGATGGACGGTTCCGCCAATCCGCACGATATTCTCCGGGTCCTGGGGCCGAAGGAACTGCAGAAATACCTGGTGGAGGAGGTGCAGAAGGTTTACCGCCTCCAGGGGGTCTCCATCCATGACAAGCATATCGAGGTTATCGTCCGGCAGATGATGAAGAAGGTTGTGATAGAAGATAGCGGCGACACCGATTTTCTTATCGGAGAACAGGTGGATAAATTCCGCTTTGCCGACAAGAATCAGGAAATGGTCAAGGAGAAAAAACAGCCGGCCAGGGGGCAGCCTCTCCTGCTGGGGATTACCAAGGCCTCTTTGAATACGGACAGTTTCATTTCAGCGGCCTCCTTTCAGGAGACCACCCGCGCATTGACCGAAGCGGCCATCGGCGGCAAAGTGGACGAGCTGATCGGCCTTAAGGAGAATGTTATCATGGGGCGGCTGATCCCGGCGGGAACGGGGACCCAGCTCTATCGTGAAACGGTAGTCAAGGTCGAACAACCGGAGGAACCCGAGGAAGTATCCGAGGGAGCGGAGGCCGGGAACCAGGAGAGCCTGGAAGAAGTCGTCCCGTCATGA